In a single window of the Halomicroarcula saliterrae genome:
- a CDS encoding formate/nitrite transporter family protein, which yields MADSRGITRSSDDADGEQEVPVTGEVVPDKFSSDEVFQRIVADADHEITSGARELFFSALAGGFAITITLLVYASMYPKTDSSILAALLYPIGFIYIIIGGYQLYTENTLPPVALTLERLASIPALLRHWGIVAAGNFAGGAIGAVVLAYGGVFSPEAAAVAANLAVEGVYETTRWQLFFKGAFAGLVVAGVVWMNFAARDTITRLLVVYLAFLVIPLADLFHVVVSFTEATYLMLVGDLPFLLAMTDFVIPVMLGNTVGGVVLVTIVNYYQTTEERLETARFEHVRRLSVREWLLGNLAGRSYVPLVDTVEDFVRDPESYRVLVPIANPRTESGLVELACALASTREKGTVHVAHVVQAPQQSKAADDRRQRERIVEESSRQLEDIERIGEQYDVAFETSTIVSHRSFEEVFDRANRTRPDLVLMNWEKHGLWASARAERPIAELTNQLPADFLVVKDRGGDCSRMLVPTAGGPASDLSAEIARGLREATGGEITLMHVVDPGEQEAGETFLAEWAEGHDLDDATRIVDDSGDIERAIEREAADHTMVMLGATEQGILARLVTDSLHLNVVDEVAGTVLLTERETDRSLTQRLFGAGRRNS from the coding sequence ATGGCTGACTCACGCGGTATCACTCGGTCGTCGGACGACGCCGACGGGGAACAGGAGGTCCCCGTCACGGGCGAAGTGGTGCCCGACAAGTTCTCGTCCGACGAGGTGTTCCAGCGCATCGTCGCCGACGCCGACCACGAGATAACCTCCGGCGCCCGTGAGCTGTTCTTCAGCGCGCTGGCCGGCGGCTTCGCCATCACCATCACGCTGCTCGTCTACGCCTCGATGTACCCCAAGACCGACAGCAGCATCCTCGCGGCGCTGCTGTACCCCATCGGCTTCATCTACATCATCATCGGCGGCTACCAGCTCTACACCGAGAACACGCTCCCGCCGGTCGCGCTCACATTGGAGCGGCTGGCGTCGATTCCCGCACTCCTGCGCCACTGGGGTATCGTCGCGGCGGGCAACTTCGCCGGCGGAGCCATCGGGGCCGTCGTGCTCGCTTACGGGGGCGTGTTCAGCCCGGAGGCGGCGGCTGTCGCGGCTAACCTCGCCGTCGAGGGGGTCTACGAGACCACCCGGTGGCAGCTGTTCTTCAAGGGGGCGTTCGCCGGACTCGTCGTCGCCGGCGTCGTCTGGATGAACTTCGCGGCCCGGGACACCATCACCCGGCTGCTGGTCGTCTATCTCGCCTTCCTGGTGATTCCGCTCGCGGACCTCTTCCACGTCGTCGTCTCCTTCACCGAGGCGACGTATCTGATGCTCGTCGGCGACCTCCCCTTCCTGCTTGCGATGACCGACTTCGTCATCCCCGTGATGCTTGGCAACACCGTCGGCGGCGTCGTCTTGGTCACCATCGTCAACTACTACCAGACGACGGAAGAGCGGCTGGAGACAGCCCGGTTCGAACACGTGCGGCGGCTCTCTGTCCGCGAGTGGCTACTGGGCAACCTCGCCGGCCGGTCGTACGTCCCGCTGGTCGACACGGTCGAGGACTTCGTCCGGGACCCCGAGTCGTACCGCGTGCTCGTCCCCATCGCGAACCCCCGCACCGAGTCGGGGCTGGTCGAACTGGCGTGTGCGCTCGCGAGCACCCGAGAGAAGGGGACGGTCCACGTCGCCCACGTCGTTCAGGCACCCCAACAGAGCAAAGCGGCCGACGACCGACGACAGCGAGAGCGAATCGTCGAGGAGTCATCGCGTCAGCTGGAGGACATCGAGCGCATCGGCGAACAGTACGACGTCGCCTTCGAGACCTCGACCATCGTCTCCCACCGGTCGTTCGAGGAGGTGTTCGACCGGGCGAACCGCACCCGCCCCGACCTCGTTCTGATGAACTGGGAGAAACACGGCCTGTGGGCCAGTGCGCGCGCAGAGCGGCCGATAGCCGAACTCACGAACCAGCTCCCGGCGGACTTCCTCGTGGTCAAGGACCGCGGCGGCGACTGTTCCCGGATGCTCGTGCCGACCGCGGGCGGGCCGGCCTCGGACCTGAGCGCCGAGATAGCGCGCGGCCTGCGGGAGGCCACCGGCGGCGAGATAACGCTCATGCACGTCGTCGACCCCGGCGAGCAGGAAGCGGGTGAAACCTTCCTCGCCGAGTGGGCCGAGGGCCACGACCTCGACGATGCGACCCGTATCGTCGACGACTCGGGCGATATCGAGCGCGCCATCGAACGCGAGGCGGCCGACCACACGATGGTGATGCTCGGTGCGACCGAGCAGGGTATCCTCGCGCGACTGGTCACCGACTCGCTCCACCTGAACGTCGTCGACGAGGTCGCCGGGACCGTCCTGCTCACCGAACGCGAGACCGATCGGTCGCTCACCCAGCGGTTGTTCGGGGCCGGGCGGCGGAACAGCTGA
- a CDS encoding cryptochrome/photolyase family protein: MHIFWHQRDLRIRDNRGLAAAAADDTVVPVFVVDPEVRAAVGDRQWAFWTNGVRALRAQYRERGSDLLVRVGDPASALSAVADEHDADRVFYNDHYRPVRRERQRAVDDAVPTESVTDLVLVDPADLEPRYENHSRFYDDWRTHAKPAPAPTPAADALADVSAPQAIPDAEVDIALPTAGEAAARSRWDSFLADGIESYSDTRDDMQAAVERPAGAVSRISPYLAAGMLGIRELWADATDRYEAVDGDARRNVDKYRYELSWREQNYTLLYHHPSLPSENYKSFPEAIDWENDPEKLDAWKRGETGYPLVDAGMRQLNEEGYVHNRPRQNVASFLTKHLLVDWREGLRYFEEQLLDHDPANNAANWQWTASTGTDSVDVRIFDPVAQMDKYDDGADYVTTYVPELRGVAPGNAVEWPTLSAAERRRLAPEYTDPIVDRNAAYERAQRVFEAALGRS; the protein is encoded by the coding sequence ATGCATATCTTCTGGCACCAGCGGGACCTCCGAATCCGGGACAACCGCGGCCTCGCGGCCGCCGCGGCGGACGACACCGTCGTCCCCGTCTTCGTCGTCGACCCCGAGGTCCGTGCGGCGGTGGGCGATCGGCAGTGGGCGTTCTGGACGAACGGTGTCCGGGCACTCAGAGCGCAGTACCGCGAGCGCGGCAGCGACCTGCTCGTCCGCGTCGGCGACCCGGCCAGCGCCCTCTCGGCCGTCGCCGACGAACACGACGCGGACCGGGTGTTCTACAACGACCACTACCGACCGGTCCGCCGGGAGCGCCAGCGCGCGGTCGACGACGCCGTCCCGACCGAGTCCGTCACCGACCTCGTGCTCGTCGACCCCGCCGACCTCGAACCGCGATACGAGAACCACAGCCGGTTCTACGACGACTGGCGGACCCACGCGAAGCCAGCGCCGGCACCGACGCCGGCCGCCGACGCGCTCGCCGACGTGTCGGCCCCACAGGCGATTCCCGACGCCGAGGTGGATATCGCGCTCCCGACTGCTGGCGAGGCCGCCGCCCGCAGCCGCTGGGACAGCTTCCTCGCCGACGGTATCGAGTCCTACAGCGACACGCGCGACGACATGCAGGCGGCCGTGGAACGGCCCGCTGGCGCGGTGTCTCGCATCTCGCCGTATCTCGCCGCGGGGATGCTCGGGATTCGGGAGCTGTGGGCCGACGCCACCGACCGGTACGAGGCGGTCGACGGCGACGCCCGGCGCAACGTCGACAAGTACCGCTACGAGCTCTCCTGGCGCGAGCAGAACTACACCCTGCTGTACCACCACCCCTCGCTCCCGTCGGAGAACTACAAGTCCTTCCCCGAGGCCATCGACTGGGAGAACGACCCCGAGAAACTCGACGCGTGGAAACGCGGTGAGACGGGGTATCCGCTCGTCGACGCGGGGATGCGCCAGCTGAACGAGGAGGGGTACGTCCACAACCGGCCGCGCCAGAACGTCGCGTCCTTTCTCACGAAACACCTGCTCGTGGACTGGCGCGAAGGACTGCGCTACTTCGAGGAACAACTCCTCGACCACGACCCGGCGAACAACGCCGCCAACTGGCAGTGGACCGCCTCCACCGGGACGGACTCAGTCGACGTACGCATCTTCGACCCGGTCGCCCAGATGGACAAGTACGACGACGGGGCCGACTACGTCACGACGTACGTCCCGGAACTCCGCGGAGTGGCGCCGGGGAACGCCGTCGAGTGGCCCACCCTCTCGGCTGCGGAACGCCGGCGGCTCGCGCCGGAGTACACCGACCCTATCGTCGACCGGAACGCCGCCTACGAACGCGCCCAGCGGGTGTTCGAGGCCGCACTCGGCAGGTCGTAG
- a CDS encoding metallophosphoesterase, with translation MGGDSDDRVCYVISDLHIGGDEQLEEIDFLDELLAFLGRLEDTDENAELVINGDAFGLWEFTQVEGLRKFDVLAETYPELFDQLRATGEQVDITLLPGNHDHELAAYEEYVERFAEYNVELVQAESLTRAVGDHVVHFEHGHQHDPNNRISEWGDPNSTPLGYYYNTLVTSRAGQLSDRGRYNWLKDVQAVTPTERMPVWLLSKYFYREMNPLLRYALLPFLLLFNVSAVLAVVAGLDILGVWTTPVTVTTAFLAQFGAAGTAVWFLLAVNVAITGLLLLVGIPLYLLRRDIRKTIDRFGVFETDLTVDAEAPYEDAAREIFAEKPRTSVYCYGHTHRPTMQSVDGGLLVNTGTWLKRLHRRDGLIGVLPPVFYPSYQLCAVRIAEAPDGLAVEYEPIQKPSPSPEELTLTERLLTLGRKPDTELPDRRVVGDEGRDVAPESEPEYAR, from the coding sequence ATGGGCGGTGACAGCGACGACCGCGTCTGCTACGTCATCAGTGACCTCCACATCGGCGGCGACGAGCAACTGGAGGAAATCGACTTTCTCGACGAGCTGCTCGCCTTTCTGGGCCGTCTCGAAGACACCGACGAGAACGCCGAGCTGGTGATAAACGGCGACGCCTTCGGGCTGTGGGAGTTCACGCAGGTCGAGGGGCTCCGGAAGTTCGACGTCCTCGCCGAGACGTACCCGGAGCTGTTCGACCAGCTGCGGGCGACCGGCGAACAGGTCGATATCACCCTGCTGCCGGGCAACCACGACCACGAGCTCGCCGCCTACGAGGAGTACGTCGAGCGCTTTGCCGAGTACAACGTCGAACTCGTTCAGGCGGAGTCGCTCACCCGGGCGGTCGGTGACCACGTCGTCCACTTCGAGCACGGCCACCAGCACGACCCCAACAACCGCATCTCGGAGTGGGGCGACCCCAACTCGACGCCGCTTGGCTACTACTACAACACGCTCGTCACCTCGCGCGCGGGCCAGCTCTCCGACCGCGGCCGGTACAACTGGCTGAAGGACGTACAGGCGGTGACGCCCACCGAACGGATGCCCGTGTGGCTGCTCTCGAAATACTTCTATCGGGAGATGAACCCGCTGCTCCGGTACGCACTGTTGCCCTTCCTGTTGCTGTTCAACGTCAGCGCCGTCCTCGCCGTCGTCGCCGGGCTCGATATCCTCGGCGTCTGGACGACGCCCGTGACCGTGACGACGGCGTTTCTCGCGCAGTTCGGCGCCGCCGGGACCGCGGTCTGGTTCCTGCTCGCAGTCAACGTCGCCATCACCGGTCTGCTGTTGTTAGTCGGTATCCCGCTGTATCTGCTCCGCCGGGATATCCGGAAAACCATCGACCGCTTTGGCGTCTTCGAGACCGACCTCACCGTCGACGCCGAGGCGCCCTACGAGGACGCGGCCCGGGAGATATTCGCCGAGAAGCCCCGGACGAGCGTCTACTGTTACGGCCACACCCACCGGCCGACGATGCAGTCAGTCGACGGCGGCCTGCTGGTCAACACCGGGACCTGGCTCAAACGTCTCCACCGCCGCGACGGCCTCATCGGCGTCCTCCCGCCGGTGTTCTACCCGTCCTACCAGCTCTGTGCCGTCCGAATCGCCGAGGCGCCCGACGGGCTGGCCGTCGAGTACGAACCGATACAGAAACCGAGTCCGAGCCCCGAGGAGCTCACGCTCACCGAGCGCCTCCTCACCCTGGGGCGGAAACCGGACACGGAACTGCCCGACCGGCGGGTCGTCGGCGACGAGGGACGTGATGTGGCGCCCGAGAGCGAACCGGAGTACGCGCGCTGA
- a CDS encoding FAD-dependent oxidoreductase — MDERSLTVTAVREVGPDAIAIDVETPDEFSAQPGQFVKLTLEVDGEDESRFYTISSPDVDGVFEMTVGIDPDGEVAPHLAELEAGDTVRIAGPFGSDYYEGESRAVLLAGGPGIGPAIGIAERALADGNEAAVVYQDDAPIHEDRLDVLRESGVLVHVLDGDADLTDAVAEASADGGQVFVYGFADFLDDAMAALEAAGVETEDAKVENFG; from the coding sequence ATGGACGAACGTTCACTCACGGTCACTGCCGTCCGCGAGGTCGGCCCCGACGCCATCGCCATCGACGTCGAGACGCCCGACGAGTTCTCGGCCCAGCCCGGCCAGTTCGTCAAGCTCACGCTCGAAGTCGACGGCGAGGACGAATCCCGGTTCTACACCATCTCCTCGCCCGACGTCGACGGCGTCTTCGAGATGACGGTGGGTATCGACCCCGACGGCGAGGTCGCGCCCCATCTGGCGGAGCTGGAAGCGGGCGACACGGTCCGCATCGCCGGCCCCTTCGGCTCGGACTACTACGAGGGCGAGTCGCGCGCGGTCCTGCTGGCCGGCGGCCCCGGCATCGGCCCGGCCATCGGTATCGCCGAGCGGGCGCTCGCCGACGGCAACGAGGCCGCCGTCGTCTACCAGGACGACGCACCCATCCACGAGGATCGTCTGGACGTGCTCCGAGAATCGGGCGTGCTCGTCCACGTACTGGACGGCGACGCCGACCTGACCGACGCGGTCGCCGAGGCGAGCGCCGACGGCGGCCAGGTGTTCGTCTACGGCTTCGCCGACTTCCTCGACGACGCGATGGCCGCGCTGGAGGCGGCCGGCGTCGAAACGGAGGACGCCAAGGTCGAAAACTTCGGCTAG
- a CDS encoding 2-oxoacid:acceptor oxidoreductase subunit alpha, which translates to MPDDLNWAIGGEAGDGIDSTGKIFAQALSRAGRHVFTSKDFASRIRGGYTAYKVRTSVDRVESVVDRLDILIALTERTVHENEDELHEDSVVIYDGERSTMQDVEVPHGATALEVPLKRLAEDAGGAIMLNVVALGAACEVTNFPIENLDESLQKRFGDKGEAIVENNKQAARMGQEYVREEFDLDTDYDVETTDEDYVLLNGDEAIGMGAIAAGCRFYAGYPITPATDVMEYLTGRIDQFGGKVVQAEDELSAINMALGAARAGARSMTATSGPGIDLMTETFGLVATSETPLVICDVMRSGPSTGMPTKQEQGDLNMTLYGGHGEIPRFVVAPTTISECFWKTVEAFNLAEKYQIPVFLVSDLAMAVTEQTFSPETFDMDEVEVDRGKVVDESDIDAWLDEKGRFQAHFPAADGVSPRAFPGTTDGAHMTTGLEHDELGRRTEDTDVRVEQVDKRNRKVETAREEESFDYREFGDPDADTLVISWGSNEGAMREGMEFLAEDGYDVRFLSVPYIFPRPDLSEEVAAAETTIVVECNATGQFADVIEHDVLERVERINKYTGVRFDADELAEEVKSTLADSAGTQEVEAE; encoded by the coding sequence ATGCCAGACGACCTCAACTGGGCCATCGGCGGCGAAGCCGGCGATGGAATCGACTCTACCGGGAAAATCTTCGCGCAGGCTCTCTCCCGGGCCGGTCGACACGTCTTCACCTCCAAGGATTTCGCATCGAGGATACGCGGCGGTTACACCGCATACAAAGTCCGGACCTCGGTCGACCGCGTCGAGAGCGTCGTCGACCGGCTGGACATCCTCATCGCCCTGACCGAACGGACCGTCCACGAGAACGAGGACGAACTCCACGAGGACAGCGTCGTCATCTACGACGGCGAGCGCTCGACGATGCAGGACGTCGAGGTCCCCCACGGCGCGACCGCCCTGGAGGTCCCCCTGAAACGGCTCGCCGAGGACGCCGGCGGCGCCATCATGCTCAACGTCGTCGCTCTGGGCGCGGCGTGTGAGGTGACGAACTTCCCCATCGAGAACTTGGACGAGAGCCTCCAGAAACGCTTCGGCGACAAGGGCGAAGCCATCGTCGAGAACAACAAACAGGCCGCCCGCATGGGCCAGGAGTACGTCCGCGAGGAGTTCGACCTCGACACCGACTACGATGTCGAGACCACCGACGAGGACTACGTCCTGCTCAATGGCGACGAGGCCATCGGGATGGGCGCCATCGCTGCCGGCTGCCGGTTCTACGCCGGCTACCCCATCACACCGGCCACAGACGTGATGGAGTACCTCACCGGCCGCATCGACCAGTTCGGCGGCAAGGTCGTCCAGGCCGAAGACGAGCTCTCCGCCATCAACATGGCGCTCGGTGCGGCGCGGGCCGGCGCTCGCTCGATGACCGCCACGTCGGGTCCCGGTATCGACCTGATGACCGAGACGTTCGGGCTGGTCGCGACCAGCGAGACGCCGCTGGTCATCTGTGACGTGATGCGGAGCGGCCCCTCGACGGGGATGCCCACCAAACAGGAACAGGGCGACCTCAACATGACGCTGTACGGCGGCCACGGCGAGATTCCGCGCTTCGTCGTCGCGCCCACCACGATTTCGGAGTGTTTCTGGAAGACCGTCGAGGCGTTCAACCTCGCCGAGAAGTACCAGATTCCGGTCTTCCTCGTCTCGGACCTGGCGATGGCCGTCACCGAGCAGACGTTCTCGCCCGAGACCTTCGACATGGACGAGGTCGAGGTCGACCGCGGCAAGGTCGTCGACGAGAGCGACATCGACGCGTGGCTCGACGAGAAGGGACGCTTCCAGGCGCACTTCCCCGCCGCCGACGGCGTCTCACCGCGGGCGTTCCCGGGCACGACCGACGGGGCCCACATGACGACCGGCCTCGAACACGACGAACTGGGCCGCCGGACCGAGGATACAGACGTTCGGGTCGAGCAGGTCGACAAGCGCAACCGCAAGGTCGAGACCGCACGGGAAGAGGAGAGCTTCGACTACCGCGAGTTCGGCGACCCCGACGCTGACACGCTGGTCATCTCGTGGGGCTCGAACGAGGGCGCGATGCGGGAGGGCATGGAGTTCCTCGCCGAGGACGGCTACGACGTGCGATTCCTCTCGGTGCCGTACATCTTCCCGCGGCCCGACCTCAGCGAGGAGGTCGCGGCCGCCGAGACGACCATCGTCGTCGAGTGTAACGCCACCGGCCAGTTCGCAGACGTTATCGAGCACGACGTCCTAGAGCGGGTCGAACGCATCAACAAGTACACCGGCGTCCGCTTCGACGCCGACGAGCTGGCCGAGGAGGTCAAATCGACGCTCGCCGATTCGGCGGGTACACAGGAGGTGGAAGCAGAATGA
- a CDS encoding 2-oxoacid:ferredoxin oxidoreductase subunit beta: protein MSSDIRFTDFKSDKQPTWCPGCGDFGTMNGMMKALAETGNDPDNTFIVAGIGCSGKIGTYMHSYALHGVHGRALPVGIGVKMANPDLEVMVSGGDGDGYSIGAGHFIHAVRRNVDMSYVVMDNRIYGLTKGQASPTSREDFETATTPDGPNQPPVNPKALALAAGATFIAQTFSSNSQRHAEIVQEAIEHDGFGFVNVYSPCVTFNDVDTYDYFRDTIEDVEETDHDRFDREQAKDKILESDKEYMGVLYQDEDSVPFEEREGVEGSMAEIPDGAPEGAMDLVREFY, encoded by the coding sequence ATGAGCTCAGATATTCGATTCACGGACTTCAAGTCCGACAAGCAACCGACGTGGTGTCCCGGCTGTGGTGACTTCGGGACGATGAACGGCATGATGAAAGCGCTCGCCGAGACCGGCAACGACCCCGACAACACGTTCATCGTCGCCGGCATCGGCTGTTCGGGCAAGATAGGGACGTACATGCACAGCTACGCGCTGCACGGCGTCCACGGCCGCGCTCTCCCGGTGGGAATCGGCGTCAAGATGGCCAACCCCGACCTCGAAGTGATGGTCTCCGGTGGCGACGGTGACGGCTACTCCATCGGCGCCGGCCACTTCATCCACGCGGTCCGACGCAACGTCGACATGAGCTACGTCGTGATGGACAACCGCATCTACGGGCTCACCAAGGGCCAGGCCTCGCCGACCTCCCGAGAGGACTTCGAGACCGCGACCACGCCCGACGGGCCGAACCAGCCGCCGGTCAACCCCAAGGCGCTCGCGCTCGCCGCCGGGGCGACCTTCATCGCTCAGACGTTCTCCTCGAACTCCCAGCGTCACGCCGAGATCGTACAGGAGGCCATCGAGCACGACGGCTTCGGCTTCGTCAACGTCTACAGCCCCTGCGTGACGTTCAACGACGTCGACACCTACGACTACTTCCGGGACACCATCGAGGACGTCGAGGAGACGGACCACGACCGGTTCGACCGCGAGCAGGCCAAGGACAAGATTCTGGAGAGCGACAAGGAGTACATGGGCGTGCTCTACCAGGACGAGGACTCGGTGCCGTTCGAGGAGCGCGAGGGCGTCGAAGGCTCCATGGCCGAGATTCCCGACGGCGCGCCCGAGGGCGCGATGGACCTGGTTCGAGAGTTCTATTAG